atataatattattttataacataaatGAACTTAACCTATGAAGTTGATGACTACAATGTGCAAAACGAGGTGTGCGAATATGAAGTCTGCGAAGCCGCGCTCGGCGCTCAGTCCTTGGAACTCATTCTTGTTTTCGGGATTCACTTGCAGCCTCAGGCAGACTGAAAACAGTAAAACAATAAGTTTTAAGTGATTTCAATTGGTCGTTATGCACCCACTTAGAAAAATCTTGCTTATGCTAAAAAGCGATATCACTAGAACTTACCGGCTAGCACAAATGAGCTGACAGTGGAGATGAAGCCGCTCAAGAAGGAATTGAACGGGAACGTGCCGACTAGGCAGCAGTACACAAACTGAATAACAGCGGT
This window of the Leguminivora glycinivorella isolate SPB_JAAS2020 chromosome 16, LegGlyc_1.1, whole genome shotgun sequence genome carries:
- the LOC125234547 gene encoding dolichyl-diphosphooligosaccharide--protein glycosyltransferase subunit DAD1 encodes the protein MTSLMSVVPKLYQEYTTKTSKKLKIIDAYLLYIFLTAVIQFVYCCLVGTFPFNSFLSGFISTVSSFVLAVCLRLQVNPENKNEFQGLSAERGFADFIFAHLVLHIVVINFIG